A stretch of Rhodothermales bacterium DNA encodes these proteins:
- a CDS encoding HigA family addiction module antitoxin, which yields MRNPVHPGEILREEYLQPLGLSITTAAEKIGVTRKALSELVNERSGVSPLMAWRLSIAFDTSPELWTNMQTGYDLAQERDNPALSAVQNIYRPEGVAR from the coding sequence ATGCGTAATCCAGTCCACCCGGGTGAAATACTGCGGGAAGAATACCTCCAGCCTCTGGGCCTGAGCATTACGACGGCCGCCGAAAAAATCGGAGTAACTCGGAAAGCGCTCTCCGAACTGGTCAACGAGCGTTCCGGCGTAAGCCCGCTGATGGCGTGGCGGCTCTCCATCGCCTTCGACACCAGCCCCGAGTTGTGGACCAATATGCAGACAGGCTACGACCTGGCTCAGGAGCGTGACAACCCGGCGCTATCGGCGGTGCAGAATATCTATCGGCCTGAGGGCGTGGCGCGTTGA
- a CDS encoding DUF1499 domain-containing protein, translated as MPPCPETPNCARESASFPVAPDTLRARARAALEAMGPGSIEVTDEGAFHAVFRVVIFLDDVHVAVAPDSAGSTLTIRSASRVGHSDLGVNARRVRRFWSILKASESK; from the coding sequence GTGCCCCCCTGTCCCGAGACGCCGAACTGCGCCCGGGAATCCGCCAGTTTCCCCGTCGCGCCGGACACCCTCCGCGCCCGGGCCCGCGCCGCGCTGGAGGCGATGGGCCCCGGCTCGATCGAAGTCACCGACGAGGGCGCGTTCCACGCCGTCTTCCGGGTCGTGATTTTCCTGGACGACGTGCATGTCGCCGTAGCGCCCGACTCCGCCGGCAGCACCCTGACAATCCGCAGCGCCAGCCGGGTAGGGCACAGCGACCTGGGTGTGAATGCGCGGCGGGTCAGGCGGTTCTGGAGCATATTGAAAGCAAGTGAATCGAAATAA
- a CDS encoding type II toxin-antitoxin system RelE/ParE family toxin: MIQSFRHKGLKRLFEEDDRSRVNQEHVARLRRILTQLEFAQRIEDMNAPGWGLHALKGDLKGFWAVKVSGNWRVTFRFDEGHAWDVDYIDYH; this comes from the coding sequence TTGATACAGTCCTTCCGACATAAGGGATTAAAACGTCTGTTCGAGGAGGACGACCGTTCCCGCGTCAATCAGGAGCACGTCGCCCGACTCCGACGCATACTGACGCAGCTGGAATTTGCACAACGTATCGAGGACATGAACGCCCCAGGCTGGGGACTACATGCGCTGAAAGGCGATCTGAAAGGTTTCTGGGCAGTTAAAGTGAGCGGCAACTGGCGCGTGACGTTTCGTTTCGATGAAGGACACGCCTGGGATGTCGATTATATCGATTACCACTGA
- a CDS encoding cytochrome c maturation protein CcmE, with amino-acid sequence MKIKNILALALGIVFVGVLFMNFGSSVGGYMDFQEAQASGSSAHVVGTWANDHPINYDPQTNTFTFHMRDENGTLLKVEYPNPKPANFEDAEKLVIEGKIKGDVFAAEHILVKCPSKYNDTNVMGT; translated from the coding sequence ATGAAAATAAAAAACATCCTCGCACTCGCCCTCGGCATTGTATTCGTCGGGGTGCTGTTCATGAACTTCGGCAGCTCGGTGGGCGGCTACATGGATTTCCAGGAGGCCCAGGCCTCGGGTTCGTCGGCGCACGTGGTGGGCACGTGGGCGAACGACCATCCGATCAACTACGACCCGCAGACGAACACGTTCACGTTCCACATGCGGGATGAAAACGGCACCCTGCTGAAGGTCGAGTACCCGAACCCGAAGCCGGCCAACTTCGAGGACGCCGAAAAGCTGGTGATCGAAGGCAAGATCAAGGGCGATGTCTTCGCCGCCGAGCATATCCTGGTGAAGTGCCCGTCGAAGTATAACGACACCAACGTGATGGGGACGTGA
- a CDS encoding CcmD family protein, producing the protein MTIHPIFQEAPQEAGQADDAIHTAYDSTWAIQQIPERGPVGSERFMLAEDKLFVVLAVVLIIWAGISLFLIRSDRKLTRLEKALKERS; encoded by the coding sequence ATGACCATCCATCCGATATTCCAGGAAGCGCCGCAGGAAGCCGGCCAGGCGGACGACGCGATCCACACCGCGTACGACAGCACCTGGGCGATCCAGCAAATTCCTGAACGTGGGCCCGTAGGCTCGGAGCGCTTTATGCTTGCCGAAGACAAACTGTTCGTCGTACTCGCGGTCGTCCTGATCATCTGGGCGGGAATCTCATTGTTTCTCATCCGGAGCGACCGCAAATTGACCCGACTGGAGAAGGCCCTCAAGGAACGAAGCTGA